One Triticum dicoccoides isolate Atlit2015 ecotype Zavitan chromosome 4B, WEW_v2.0, whole genome shotgun sequence genomic window carries:
- the LOC119295550 gene encoding uncharacterized protein LOC119295550 isoform X1 produces the protein MVETRRSSAAKRPSSTSPPPGSPSASAPPPKRPKAESPASPTSSAPGRAEEDSEAAAATRSAGLADDALTPAIKDQGGDKRAAGAAESSRRRKETPPQQHAAPWAKLLSQCSQSPHLPISVPQFSVGQSKRCNLLLKDQSVSKILCKLRHVEQGGPCELEVIGDKGVVLLNGRAVNPGMKVPLTGGDEVVFSSCGKHAYIFQHPLNDKVAKAVTSSAVGLLESPVAGVKHIHMENRTEVTSTVVGTEMLASVSSQSKDLPAVPPASAEEENQRVVQPIISSASDKSKGHCISPDKECENGENTNEANSNIEDSPMDVVATPITPDAVGNDTSRQNGFGSDAHLDEIGKIATYKIRPVLRMIAGSTVSEFDLTGDLFKALEDQRDLIRDLNTSASLPPSRCQAFKDAMKQGVISPSDIEVTFENFPYYLSENTKNVLLSCSFLHLEKKEFIKQFSEISSINQRILLSGPSGSEIYQETLIKALAKHFGARLLVVDSLLLPGVPSKDPETQKDVGKADKSGDKAGGEKLTILHKHRSSLADTMHFRRPAAPTSSVNADIVGTSTLHSATLPKQESSTATSKGYTFREGERVRYVGPAQPPSGIHRGPSYGYRGRVMLAFEENGSSKIGVRFDKQIPDGNDLGGLCEEDHGFFCSAELLRPDFSGSEEVERLAMTELIEVISEESKIGSLIVLLKDVEKSFTGITESFSSLRNKLELLPPGVLIIGSHTQMDSRKEKAHPGGFLFTKFASSSQTLFDLFPDSFGSRLHERNKESPKAMKHLNKLFPNKISIQLPQDEALLTSWKQQLDRDVETLKAKSNIGSIRTFLNRSAIECSDLEELFIKDQSLTNENVDKIVGYAVSYHLKHNKVETSKDGKLIITSGSLKHGLDMLQSIHSDNKSSKKSLKDVATENEFEKRLLADVIPPNDIGVTFDDIGALENVKETLKELVMLPLQRPELFCKGQLTKPCKGILLFGPPGTGKTMLAKAVATEAGANFINISMSSITSKWFGEGEKYVKAVFSLASKISPSVIFIDEVDSMLGRRENPGEHEAMRKMKNEFMVNWDGLRTKDKERVLVLGATNRPFDLDEAVIRRFPRRLMVNLPDASNREKILKVILAKEELGQDTDLESLANMTDGYSGSDLKNLCVTAAHYPIREILEKEKKEKNVAKSEGRPEPALHGSEDVRPLSLDDFKSAHEQVCASVSSDSANMNELVQWNDLYGEGGSRKKKALSYFM, from the exons ATGGTGGagactcgccggagctccgccgccaaGCGCCCCTCCTCTACGTCACCGCCCCCCGGCTCCCCCTCCGCCTCCGCCCCTCCCCCGAAGCGCCCCAAG GCGGAATCTCCAGCGTCGCCGACGTCGTCTGCGCCCGGAAGGGCCGAGGAGGATTCGGAGGCGGCCGCGGCCACCAGGAGCGCCGGCTTGGCGGACGACGCCTTGACACCGGCGATTAAAG ATCAAGGAGGGGATAAGCGGGCTGCTGGTGCTGCTGAGAGCTCGCGTAGGAGGAAGGAAACGCCACCGCAGCAGCATGCGGCGCCATGGGCCAAGCTGCTCTCGCAGTGCTCTCAG AGTCCTCATCTTCCTATCAGTGTCCCTCAATTTTCTGTTGGCCAAAGCAAAAGATGTAATCTATTGTTGAAAGACCAATCTGTCAGCAAAATACTTTGCAAGCTGCGGCACGTTGAG CAAGGAGGTCCGTGCGAGTTAGAGGTTATAGGCGACAAGGGCGTGGTCCTATTAAATGGAAGGGCCGTAAATCCAGGCATGAAAGTTCCCCTTACTGGAGGGGATGAAGTCGTATTCAGTTCATGCGGCAAACATGCTTAT ATTTTTCAGCATCCTTTGAATGATAAAGTTGCTAAAGCGGTGACATCATCTGCCGTTGGCCTTCTAGAATCTCCAGTTGCTGGTGTCAAGCATATCCATATGGAGAACAGAACAGAAGTCACTTCGACTGTTGTGGGGACAGAGATGTTAGCATCCGTATCGAGTCAATCGAAGGACCTACCAGCAGTGCCACCTGCATCAGCTGAGGAGGAGAATCAGAGAGTAGTGCAACCTATCATATCATCTGCTTCTGATAAATCAAAAGGGCACTGCATCAGCCCTGATAAGGAATGCGAGAATGGGGAAAACACTAATGAGGCTAATTCTAACATTGAAGACTCTCCAATGGATGTGGTTGCAACCCCCATAACTCCTGATGCTGTTGGTAATGACACGAGTCGACAAAATGGCTTTGGATCTGATGCTCATCTTGATGAAATCGGTAAGATTGCAACTTATAAGATAAGGCCAGTTCTGAGGATGATTGCAGGGTCAACTGTATCAGAGTTCGATTTGACTGGTGATCTTTTTAAAGCTCTTGAAGATCAGAGGGATCTCATCAGGGATCTTAACACGTCAGCCAGCTTACCTCCGAGCAGATGCCAAGCCTTTAAGGACGCGATGAAACAAGGAGTTATTAGTCCAAGTGATATTGAAGTTACATTTGAGAATTTTCCCTACTATCTTAG CGAGAATACGAAGAATGTGCTCTTATCATGTTCATTCCTACATTTGGAAAAGAAGGAATTCATTAAGCAGTTCTCCGAAATTTCATCAATAAACCAGCGAATTTTATTATCTGGTCCATCAG GTTCTGAGATTTATCAGGAAACATTGATAAAGGCACTTGCCAAACATTTTGGTGCTAGACTACTTGTTGTTGATTCACTCCTGTTGCCTGGG GTGCCTTCAAAGGACCCAGAAACCCAGAAAGATGTTGGCAAGGCTGATAAGTCAGGGGACAAGGCAGGTGGTGAGAAATTGACAATTCTTCATAAGCATCGTTCTTCCTTGGCAGACACAATGCACTTCAGAAGACCAGCTGCACCAACTTCCAGTGTGAATGCTGATATTGTGGGTACATCCACTCTACATTCTGCAACTTTGCCCAAACAGGAGTCCTCAACAGCTACATCCAAGGGCTATACTTTTAGAGAAG GGGAGAGGGTGAGGTATGTGGGTCCAGCTCAGCCACCTTCAGGGATACATCG GGGCCCAAGTTACGGTTATCGAGGCAGAGTGATGCTTGCTTTCGAAGAAAATGGATCGTCTAAAATTGGAGTCCGATTCGACAAGCAGATCCCTGATGGTAACGATCTTGGTGGTTTGTGTGAGGAAGATCATGGCTTCTTCTGTTCTG CTGAATTGCTCCGCCCAGATTTTTCTGGTAGTGAAGAAGTTGAAAGGCTGGCTATGACCGAGTTAATTGAG GTCATCTCAGAAGAAAGCAAAATTGGTTCTCTGATAGTGTTACTAAAGGATGTAGAGAAATCATTCACTGGAATCACAGAATCATTTTCATCTTTAAGGAACAAACTTGAATTGCTTCCACCTGGTGTTCTGATTATAGGATCCCACACCCAGATGGACAGCCGTAAAGAGAAG GCACATCCTGGTGGATTTCTTTTTACGAAGTTCGCTAGTAGCAGCCAGACGCTCTTCGACCTTTTCCCA GACAGCTTTGGTAGTCGGTTGCATGAAAGGAACAAAGAAAGCCCGAAGGCAATGAAACATCTAAATAAACTTTTCCCGAACAAAATTTCCATCCAGCTTCCACAG GACGAAGCATTACTTACCAGTTGGAAGCAACAATTGGATCGTGATGTTGAAACCCTTAAAGCAAAATCTAACATCGGTAGCATTCGTACG TTTTTGAATCGCAGTGCGATCGAATGCAGTGACCTTGAAGAATTATTCATTAAAGATCAGTCACTGACTAATGAAA ATGTGGACAAGATTGTCGGGTACGCTGTCAGTTATCATCTTAAGCACAATAAAGTCGAAACCTCCAAGGACGGTAAACTTATTATCACGAGTGGAAG CCTTAAGCATGGCCTCGACATGCTACAGAGCATCCATAGTGATAACAAGAGCTCAAAAAAATCGTTAAAG GATGTTGCCACAGAGAACGAGTTTGAGAAAAGACTTCTGGCAGATGTTATACCACCGAATGATATTGGAGTCACCTTTGATGATATTGGTGCGTTGGAGAATGTAAAGGAAACATTGAAGGAGTTGGTGATGCTCCCATTGCAAAGGCCGGAATTGTTCTGCAAAGGGCAGTTAACGAAG CCTTGCAAGGGAATATTGCTCTTCGGGCCTCCTGGCACTGGGAAAACTATGCTTGCTAAAGCAGTAGCAACTGAAGCAGGTGCCAACTTCATCAATATATCAATGTCAAGCATTACATCGAAG TGGTTTGGCGAAGGGGAGAAATATGTGAAGGCTGTTTTTTCATTAGCAAGTAAAATATCCCCCAGTGTTATTTTTATTGATGAG GTCGATAGTATGTTAGGAAGGAGAGAAAATCCTGGGGAGCATGAAGCCATGCGCAAGATGAAAAATGAATTTATGGTAAATTGGGACGGGTTGCGAACGAAAGATAAAGAACGTGTACTGGTTCTTGGTGCCACAAATAGACCTTTTGACCTGGACGAGGCTGTGATTAGGAGGTTCCCCCGCAG GCTAATGGTAAATTTACCTGACGCATCAAATAGAGAGAAAATTTTGAAAGTAATTTTAGCAAAAGAAGAGTTGGGACAAGATACTGATCTGGAGTCACTTGCTAATATGACTGATGGATATTCAGGAAGTGACCTGAAG AATCTATGTGTAACTGCAGCGCACTACCCCATTCGAGAAATCCTAGAGAAGGAAAAGAAG GAGAAGAATGTTGCAAAGTCAGAAGGTAGGCCTGAGCCTGCATTGCATGGAAGCGAGGACGTCCGTCCTCTTAGTTTGGATGACTTCAAATCTGCCCATGAGCAG GTTTGCGCGAGCGTGTCATCTGATTCGGCAAACATGAATGAGCTTGTTCAATGGAACGACCTCTACGGCGAAGGAggttcaaggaagaagaaagcaCTGAGCT
- the LOC119295550 gene encoding uncharacterized protein LOC119295550 isoform X2, whose amino-acid sequence MVETRRSSAAKRPSSTSPPPGSPSASAPPPKRPKAESPASPTSSAPGRAEEDSEAAAATRSAGLADDALTPAIKDQGGDKRAAGAAESSRRRKETPPQQHAAPWAKLLSQCSQSPHLPISVPQFSVGQSKRCNLLLKDQSVSKILCKLRHVEQGGPCELEVIGDKGVVLLNGRAVNPGMKVPLTGGDEVVFSSCGKHAYIFQHPLNDKVAKAVTSSAVGLLESPVAGVKHIHMENRTEVTSTVVGTEMLASVSSQSKDLPAVPPASAEEENQRVVQPIISSASDKSKGHCISPDKECENGENTNEANSNIEDSPMDVVATPITPDAVGNDTSRQNGFGSDAHLDEIALEDQRDLIRDLNTSASLPPSRCQAFKDAMKQGVISPSDIEVTFENFPYYLSENTKNVLLSCSFLHLEKKEFIKQFSEISSINQRILLSGPSGSEIYQETLIKALAKHFGARLLVVDSLLLPGVPSKDPETQKDVGKADKSGDKAGGEKLTILHKHRSSLADTMHFRRPAAPTSSVNADIVGTSTLHSATLPKQESSTATSKGYTFREGERVRYVGPAQPPSGIHRGPSYGYRGRVMLAFEENGSSKIGVRFDKQIPDGNDLGGLCEEDHGFFCSAELLRPDFSGSEEVERLAMTELIEVISEESKIGSLIVLLKDVEKSFTGITESFSSLRNKLELLPPGVLIIGSHTQMDSRKEKAHPGGFLFTKFASSSQTLFDLFPDSFGSRLHERNKESPKAMKHLNKLFPNKISIQLPQDEALLTSWKQQLDRDVETLKAKSNIGSIRTFLNRSAIECSDLEELFIKDQSLTNENVDKIVGYAVSYHLKHNKVETSKDGKLIITSGSLKHGLDMLQSIHSDNKSSKKSLKDVATENEFEKRLLADVIPPNDIGVTFDDIGALENVKETLKELVMLPLQRPELFCKGQLTKPCKGILLFGPPGTGKTMLAKAVATEAGANFINISMSSITSKWFGEGEKYVKAVFSLASKISPSVIFIDEVDSMLGRRENPGEHEAMRKMKNEFMVNWDGLRTKDKERVLVLGATNRPFDLDEAVIRRFPRRLMVNLPDASNREKILKVILAKEELGQDTDLESLANMTDGYSGSDLKNLCVTAAHYPIREILEKEKKEKNVAKSEGRPEPALHGSEDVRPLSLDDFKSAHEQVCASVSSDSANMNELVQWNDLYGEGGSRKKKALSYFM is encoded by the exons ATGGTGGagactcgccggagctccgccgccaaGCGCCCCTCCTCTACGTCACCGCCCCCCGGCTCCCCCTCCGCCTCCGCCCCTCCCCCGAAGCGCCCCAAG GCGGAATCTCCAGCGTCGCCGACGTCGTCTGCGCCCGGAAGGGCCGAGGAGGATTCGGAGGCGGCCGCGGCCACCAGGAGCGCCGGCTTGGCGGACGACGCCTTGACACCGGCGATTAAAG ATCAAGGAGGGGATAAGCGGGCTGCTGGTGCTGCTGAGAGCTCGCGTAGGAGGAAGGAAACGCCACCGCAGCAGCATGCGGCGCCATGGGCCAAGCTGCTCTCGCAGTGCTCTCAG AGTCCTCATCTTCCTATCAGTGTCCCTCAATTTTCTGTTGGCCAAAGCAAAAGATGTAATCTATTGTTGAAAGACCAATCTGTCAGCAAAATACTTTGCAAGCTGCGGCACGTTGAG CAAGGAGGTCCGTGCGAGTTAGAGGTTATAGGCGACAAGGGCGTGGTCCTATTAAATGGAAGGGCCGTAAATCCAGGCATGAAAGTTCCCCTTACTGGAGGGGATGAAGTCGTATTCAGTTCATGCGGCAAACATGCTTAT ATTTTTCAGCATCCTTTGAATGATAAAGTTGCTAAAGCGGTGACATCATCTGCCGTTGGCCTTCTAGAATCTCCAGTTGCTGGTGTCAAGCATATCCATATGGAGAACAGAACAGAAGTCACTTCGACTGTTGTGGGGACAGAGATGTTAGCATCCGTATCGAGTCAATCGAAGGACCTACCAGCAGTGCCACCTGCATCAGCTGAGGAGGAGAATCAGAGAGTAGTGCAACCTATCATATCATCTGCTTCTGATAAATCAAAAGGGCACTGCATCAGCCCTGATAAGGAATGCGAGAATGGGGAAAACACTAATGAGGCTAATTCTAACATTGAAGACTCTCCAATGGATGTGGTTGCAACCCCCATAACTCCTGATGCTGTTGGTAATGACACGAGTCGACAAAATGGCTTTGGATCTGATGCTCATCTTGATGAAATCG CTCTTGAAGATCAGAGGGATCTCATCAGGGATCTTAACACGTCAGCCAGCTTACCTCCGAGCAGATGCCAAGCCTTTAAGGACGCGATGAAACAAGGAGTTATTAGTCCAAGTGATATTGAAGTTACATTTGAGAATTTTCCCTACTATCTTAG CGAGAATACGAAGAATGTGCTCTTATCATGTTCATTCCTACATTTGGAAAAGAAGGAATTCATTAAGCAGTTCTCCGAAATTTCATCAATAAACCAGCGAATTTTATTATCTGGTCCATCAG GTTCTGAGATTTATCAGGAAACATTGATAAAGGCACTTGCCAAACATTTTGGTGCTAGACTACTTGTTGTTGATTCACTCCTGTTGCCTGGG GTGCCTTCAAAGGACCCAGAAACCCAGAAAGATGTTGGCAAGGCTGATAAGTCAGGGGACAAGGCAGGTGGTGAGAAATTGACAATTCTTCATAAGCATCGTTCTTCCTTGGCAGACACAATGCACTTCAGAAGACCAGCTGCACCAACTTCCAGTGTGAATGCTGATATTGTGGGTACATCCACTCTACATTCTGCAACTTTGCCCAAACAGGAGTCCTCAACAGCTACATCCAAGGGCTATACTTTTAGAGAAG GGGAGAGGGTGAGGTATGTGGGTCCAGCTCAGCCACCTTCAGGGATACATCG GGGCCCAAGTTACGGTTATCGAGGCAGAGTGATGCTTGCTTTCGAAGAAAATGGATCGTCTAAAATTGGAGTCCGATTCGACAAGCAGATCCCTGATGGTAACGATCTTGGTGGTTTGTGTGAGGAAGATCATGGCTTCTTCTGTTCTG CTGAATTGCTCCGCCCAGATTTTTCTGGTAGTGAAGAAGTTGAAAGGCTGGCTATGACCGAGTTAATTGAG GTCATCTCAGAAGAAAGCAAAATTGGTTCTCTGATAGTGTTACTAAAGGATGTAGAGAAATCATTCACTGGAATCACAGAATCATTTTCATCTTTAAGGAACAAACTTGAATTGCTTCCACCTGGTGTTCTGATTATAGGATCCCACACCCAGATGGACAGCCGTAAAGAGAAG GCACATCCTGGTGGATTTCTTTTTACGAAGTTCGCTAGTAGCAGCCAGACGCTCTTCGACCTTTTCCCA GACAGCTTTGGTAGTCGGTTGCATGAAAGGAACAAAGAAAGCCCGAAGGCAATGAAACATCTAAATAAACTTTTCCCGAACAAAATTTCCATCCAGCTTCCACAG GACGAAGCATTACTTACCAGTTGGAAGCAACAATTGGATCGTGATGTTGAAACCCTTAAAGCAAAATCTAACATCGGTAGCATTCGTACG TTTTTGAATCGCAGTGCGATCGAATGCAGTGACCTTGAAGAATTATTCATTAAAGATCAGTCACTGACTAATGAAA ATGTGGACAAGATTGTCGGGTACGCTGTCAGTTATCATCTTAAGCACAATAAAGTCGAAACCTCCAAGGACGGTAAACTTATTATCACGAGTGGAAG CCTTAAGCATGGCCTCGACATGCTACAGAGCATCCATAGTGATAACAAGAGCTCAAAAAAATCGTTAAAG GATGTTGCCACAGAGAACGAGTTTGAGAAAAGACTTCTGGCAGATGTTATACCACCGAATGATATTGGAGTCACCTTTGATGATATTGGTGCGTTGGAGAATGTAAAGGAAACATTGAAGGAGTTGGTGATGCTCCCATTGCAAAGGCCGGAATTGTTCTGCAAAGGGCAGTTAACGAAG CCTTGCAAGGGAATATTGCTCTTCGGGCCTCCTGGCACTGGGAAAACTATGCTTGCTAAAGCAGTAGCAACTGAAGCAGGTGCCAACTTCATCAATATATCAATGTCAAGCATTACATCGAAG TGGTTTGGCGAAGGGGAGAAATATGTGAAGGCTGTTTTTTCATTAGCAAGTAAAATATCCCCCAGTGTTATTTTTATTGATGAG GTCGATAGTATGTTAGGAAGGAGAGAAAATCCTGGGGAGCATGAAGCCATGCGCAAGATGAAAAATGAATTTATGGTAAATTGGGACGGGTTGCGAACGAAAGATAAAGAACGTGTACTGGTTCTTGGTGCCACAAATAGACCTTTTGACCTGGACGAGGCTGTGATTAGGAGGTTCCCCCGCAG GCTAATGGTAAATTTACCTGACGCATCAAATAGAGAGAAAATTTTGAAAGTAATTTTAGCAAAAGAAGAGTTGGGACAAGATACTGATCTGGAGTCACTTGCTAATATGACTGATGGATATTCAGGAAGTGACCTGAAG AATCTATGTGTAACTGCAGCGCACTACCCCATTCGAGAAATCCTAGAGAAGGAAAAGAAG GAGAAGAATGTTGCAAAGTCAGAAGGTAGGCCTGAGCCTGCATTGCATGGAAGCGAGGACGTCCGTCCTCTTAGTTTGGATGACTTCAAATCTGCCCATGAGCAG GTTTGCGCGAGCGTGTCATCTGATTCGGCAAACATGAATGAGCTTGTTCAATGGAACGACCTCTACGGCGAAGGAggttcaaggaagaagaaagcaCTGAGCT